A DNA window from Bradyrhizobium barranii subsp. barranii contains the following coding sequences:
- the tssB gene encoding type VI secretion system contractile sheath small subunit — MATDSGQKFIRRNRAPRVHITYEDPYDAERLIELPFVMGVLSDLSGNNPGVEKTKVEERKFLEFDMDNFDSRMAAIQPGVTARVTNRLSDGSDEKLSVNLRFNKMADFTPVAVARQVPATAKLLEAREQLANLLRYMDGKVAAEDQLKKLLADPQLMAALRERAISQSTEPGTES, encoded by the coding sequence ATGGCTACAGATAGCGGTCAAAAATTCATTCGTCGAAATCGCGCACCACGCGTGCACATCACATACGAAGATCCTTACGACGCCGAGCGGCTGATCGAACTGCCGTTCGTCATGGGCGTCCTCTCTGACCTTTCCGGCAATAACCCCGGCGTCGAGAAGACGAAGGTCGAGGAGCGCAAATTCCTCGAGTTCGACATGGACAATTTCGACAGCCGCATGGCGGCAATCCAGCCCGGCGTGACGGCGCGCGTCACCAATCGTCTCAGCGACGGATCAGACGAAAAACTTTCGGTCAATCTGCGCTTCAACAAGATGGCCGACTTCACTCCCGTGGCCGTCGCCCGCCAGGTGCCGGCTACAGCCAAGCTGCTCGAGGCGCGCGAACAACTTGCCAACCTGCTTCGCTACATGGATGGCAAGGTAGCCGCCGAGGACCAGCTGAAAAAACTTCTGGCCGATCCTCAGCTGATGGCAGCGCTTCGGGAACGCGCGATCAGCCAGTCGACCGAACCTGGCACCGAGAGCTAA
- a CDS encoding type VI secretion system protein TssA, whose protein sequence is MLDVASLTQPIAADDPCGPDLDAIGDVQYLNFFAGAESLLPMSFFEVVNANGERGRFDPKAVDFAGQFAAAQPILARTRDLRLNLLLAKFSILNRDLDGFLCCLKATNLLLREQWEAVHPKGEDGDYALRAVTVEAIDVFPTVINPLQFLPLIENRRHGNLNYRAYQIAHGEIPAGDADADGPDLAAIERIVSETDLDTLKATSGRCSAVAAEIAGIKQTWHEKLNAGQPINLDRLSGLVNGMAAWLAGLVALRDPAAIAATAEDVGPVDTQAPSDTTGVVTSSAQASAALAAVADYFARMEPSNPALLLVRQAQEMVGKSFIEVMRMLVPAHVESAAINIGRDKVFDLPIERMAELATSLSSTAENNTQDIVFSVESRTQALGLLAKVASFFRTAEPSSPIPFLADRARDLAQRDFLSLLNDVLPEGALKTIDRSH, encoded by the coding sequence ATGCTTGACGTCGCCTCCCTGACGCAGCCCATTGCCGCCGACGATCCCTGCGGGCCGGATCTCGACGCCATCGGAGACGTCCAATATCTGAACTTCTTCGCAGGTGCGGAATCGCTGCTGCCGATGTCGTTCTTCGAGGTCGTCAATGCCAACGGAGAGCGTGGACGCTTCGATCCAAAGGCAGTCGATTTTGCCGGCCAGTTTGCCGCCGCGCAGCCCATTCTGGCGCGGACCCGCGATCTACGTCTGAACCTGCTGCTAGCCAAGTTTTCAATCCTCAACCGCGATCTCGACGGCTTTCTCTGCTGCCTGAAGGCGACCAACCTGCTACTGCGCGAGCAGTGGGAGGCGGTGCATCCGAAGGGCGAGGACGGCGACTACGCACTTCGCGCCGTCACAGTCGAGGCGATCGACGTGTTCCCGACCGTGATCAACCCGCTCCAGTTCCTTCCCCTGATCGAGAACCGCAGACACGGCAACCTCAACTACCGTGCCTATCAGATCGCTCACGGCGAAATTCCCGCCGGCGACGCCGACGCCGACGGGCCTGATCTGGCGGCCATCGAGCGCATCGTCAGCGAGACAGATCTCGACACTCTCAAGGCAACCAGCGGGCGGTGCTCCGCGGTCGCTGCTGAAATCGCGGGTATCAAGCAAACCTGGCACGAGAAGTTGAACGCGGGGCAACCGATCAACCTCGACAGGCTCTCTGGCTTGGTTAACGGCATGGCTGCCTGGCTTGCGGGTCTTGTCGCGTTGCGCGATCCGGCCGCGATCGCCGCAACCGCGGAAGATGTCGGTCCTGTCGATACACAGGCGCCGTCAGACACGACCGGGGTGGTGACTTCATCCGCACAGGCATCTGCAGCGCTTGCAGCAGTGGCAGACTATTTTGCCCGAATGGAACCATCCAACCCGGCACTGTTGCTGGTGCGTCAAGCGCAGGAGATGGTCGGCAAGTCATTTATTGAAGTTATGCGGATGCTGGTGCCTGCGCACGTGGAGAGCGCTGCGATCAACATCGGACGCGACAAGGTCTTCGACCTGCCGATCGAACGGATGGCGGAACTCGCCACGTCACTCTCATCGACGGCCGAGAACAACACCCAAGACATTGTATTTTCAGTGGAAAGCAGAACGCAAGCCTTGGGCCTGCTGGCGAAGGTGGCGTCGTTTTTCCGAACCGCAGAGCCGTCCAGCCCCATCCCCTTTTTGGCAGATCGCGCGCGCGACCTCGCGCAACGAGACTTTCTCAGCCTTTTGAATGATGTTCTTCCTGAGGGAGCGCTTAAAACAATCGACAGATCGCATTGA